One genomic segment of Sebastes fasciatus isolate fSebFas1 chromosome 17, fSebFas1.pri, whole genome shotgun sequence includes these proteins:
- the mindy1 gene encoding ubiquitin carboxyl-terminal hydrolase MINDY-1 isoform X1, producing MAESSSAAPAAEDLLIEPSVPVESISKELIVTTVTEGSPDVGAEVPSSNGASDSPLPAKVQKDEEATPTPPDSSSLSSENGTITAVTTEEESLSVLLRHIKTEGGRREPGKSLDLDLEESSSVATAGGSDDQRESSDSASFSIPSLELSDGVTAAGNSLDVEDGLSSSYSALGVEGCSPSVEVPSLKDEETLGAAGGAVAAAAPPAAAAASTSTAAAAAAAPEAGPSMPAYYLVKWITWKEKKTPIITQSENGPCPLLAIMNTLFLRWKAKLPAQTEVVTTEDLMAHLGECVLSVTPREKADGMELNFQQNMSDAMAVLPKLSTGLDVNVRFTGVTDFEYTPECIVFDLLDIPLYHGWLVDPQSPEMVASVGKLSYNQLVEKIIDYKHSADSSRVSEGLVAEQFLESTATQLSYHGLCELNTTAKEGEISVFFRNNHFSTMIKHKGHLYLLVTDQGFLQEEGLVWESLHNVEGDGNFCDSDFRLCHPPQRAPPTTNLPPSAQEQQRQIDQVRQDYLVAVSLQQQQGGAPGPLSDLELARQLQQEEYQQQQQLQQQQQQQQQQQQPGSVPAAQQVRGQGSQQGGARRREKDSDCVVL from the exons ATGGCGGAGTCCAGCTCGGCAGCGCCTGCAGCAGAAGATCTGCTGATCGAACCGTCTGTCCCCGTAGAGAGCATCTCCAAAGAACTGATCGTAACCACGGTGACGGAGGGGTCACCCGACGTCGGAGCTGAGGTCCCGAGCAGCAACGGCGCCTCCGACAGTCCTCTTCCCGCCAAAGTCCAGAAGGATGAGGAGGCCACGCCCACCCCGCCAGATTCGTCCTCGCTGTCGTCTGAAAACGGGACGATAACCGCCgtcaccacagaagaagaatctCTGTCGGTTCTACTCAGACACATCAAGactgaaggaggaagaagagagccAGGTAAGA gtctggacctggacctggaggAGAGCTCCTCCGTGGCGACGGCGGGCGGCTCAGACGACCAGCGGGAATCCTCCGACTCAGCGTCCTTCTCAATCCCCAGCCTGGAGCTCTCAGACGGGGTCACGGCCGCAGGAAACTCCCTGGACGTGGAGGACGGCCTGTCCTCGTCCTACTCCGCTCTGGGTGTGGAGGGCTGCTCGCCGTCCGTCGAGGTCCCGAGTCTGAAGGACGAGGAGACGCTGGGAGCTGCTG GGGGCGCTGTGGCTgcagctgctcctcctgctgctgctgccgcctccacctctacagctgctgctgctgctgctgctccggaGGCCGGGCCGTCCATGCCGGCGTACTACCTGGTCAAGTGGATCACCTGGAAGGAGAAGAAGACTCCCATCATCACTCAGAGTGAGAACGGaccctgccccctgctggccatcaTGAACACGCTGTTCCTCCGCTGGAAG gCTAAACTTCCTGCTCAGACTGAAGTCGTCACCACGGAGGACCTGATGGCTCACCTGG gagagtgtgtgttgtcTGTTACACCCAGAGAGAAGGCCGATGGGATGGAGCTCAACTTCcaacag AACATGAGTGATGCCATGGCGGTGCTTCCCAAGCTGTCCACAGGTCTGGACGTTAACGTACGTTTCACCGGAGTGACAGACTTTGAATACACACCTGAGTGTATCGTGTTCGACCTGCTGGACATCCCGCTGTACCACGGCTGGCTGGTCGACCCACAG AGTCCAGAGATGGTGGCCTCGGTGGGGAAACTGAGTTACAACCAGCTGGTGGAGAAAATCATCGACTACAAACACTCAGCTGACAGCAGCCGAGTCAGTGAAG GTCTGGTGGCGGAGCAGTTCCTGGAGTCGACGGCGACCCAGCTGTCGTATCATGGTCTGTGTGAACTCAACACGACGGCCAAAGAGGGAGAAATCTCTGTGTTCTTCAGAAACAACCACTTCAGTACCATGATCAAACACAAG GGTCACCTGTACCTGTTGGTGACCGATCAGGGCTTCCTTCAGGAGGAGGGTCTGGTCTGGGAGTCTCTTCATAACGTCGAGGGAGACGGAAACTTCTGCGACTCCGACTTCAGACTGTGTCATCCTCCTCAGAGAGCTCCGCCCACCACCAACCTGCCGCCCAGCGCCCAGGAGCAGCAGAGACAGATAGACCAGGTGAGACAG GACTACCTGGTGGCGGTgtccctgcagcagcagcagggcggGGCCCCGGGGCCCCTCAGTGACCTGGAGTTGGCCCGACAGCTCCAACAGGAGGAAtaccagcaacagcagcaactccagcaacagcagcaacaacagcagcaacagcagcaaccaGGATCAGTGCCGGCAGCGCAGCAG gtcagaggtcaggggtcacaGCAGGGCGGAGCcaggagaagagagaaggaCTCAGACTGTGTTGTCCTATag
- the mindy1 gene encoding ubiquitin carboxyl-terminal hydrolase MINDY-1 isoform X2, protein MAESSSAAPAAEDLLIEPSVPVESISKELIVTTVTEGSPDVGAEVPSSNGASDSPLPAKVQKDEEATPTPPDSSSLSSENGTITAVTTEEESLSVLLRHIKTEGGRREPGLDLDLEESSSVATAGGSDDQRESSDSASFSIPSLELSDGVTAAGNSLDVEDGLSSSYSALGVEGCSPSVEVPSLKDEETLGAAGGAVAAAAPPAAAAASTSTAAAAAAAPEAGPSMPAYYLVKWITWKEKKTPIITQSENGPCPLLAIMNTLFLRWKAKLPAQTEVVTTEDLMAHLGECVLSVTPREKADGMELNFQQNMSDAMAVLPKLSTGLDVNVRFTGVTDFEYTPECIVFDLLDIPLYHGWLVDPQSPEMVASVGKLSYNQLVEKIIDYKHSADSSRVSEGLVAEQFLESTATQLSYHGLCELNTTAKEGEISVFFRNNHFSTMIKHKGHLYLLVTDQGFLQEEGLVWESLHNVEGDGNFCDSDFRLCHPPQRAPPTTNLPPSAQEQQRQIDQVRQDYLVAVSLQQQQGGAPGPLSDLELARQLQQEEYQQQQQLQQQQQQQQQQQQPGSVPAAQQVRGQGSQQGGARRREKDSDCVVL, encoded by the exons ATGGCGGAGTCCAGCTCGGCAGCGCCTGCAGCAGAAGATCTGCTGATCGAACCGTCTGTCCCCGTAGAGAGCATCTCCAAAGAACTGATCGTAACCACGGTGACGGAGGGGTCACCCGACGTCGGAGCTGAGGTCCCGAGCAGCAACGGCGCCTCCGACAGTCCTCTTCCCGCCAAAGTCCAGAAGGATGAGGAGGCCACGCCCACCCCGCCAGATTCGTCCTCGCTGTCGTCTGAAAACGGGACGATAACCGCCgtcaccacagaagaagaatctCTGTCGGTTCTACTCAGACACATCAAGactgaaggaggaagaagagagccAG gtctggacctggacctggaggAGAGCTCCTCCGTGGCGACGGCGGGCGGCTCAGACGACCAGCGGGAATCCTCCGACTCAGCGTCCTTCTCAATCCCCAGCCTGGAGCTCTCAGACGGGGTCACGGCCGCAGGAAACTCCCTGGACGTGGAGGACGGCCTGTCCTCGTCCTACTCCGCTCTGGGTGTGGAGGGCTGCTCGCCGTCCGTCGAGGTCCCGAGTCTGAAGGACGAGGAGACGCTGGGAGCTGCTG GGGGCGCTGTGGCTgcagctgctcctcctgctgctgctgccgcctccacctctacagctgctgctgctgctgctgctccggaGGCCGGGCCGTCCATGCCGGCGTACTACCTGGTCAAGTGGATCACCTGGAAGGAGAAGAAGACTCCCATCATCACTCAGAGTGAGAACGGaccctgccccctgctggccatcaTGAACACGCTGTTCCTCCGCTGGAAG gCTAAACTTCCTGCTCAGACTGAAGTCGTCACCACGGAGGACCTGATGGCTCACCTGG gagagtgtgtgttgtcTGTTACACCCAGAGAGAAGGCCGATGGGATGGAGCTCAACTTCcaacag AACATGAGTGATGCCATGGCGGTGCTTCCCAAGCTGTCCACAGGTCTGGACGTTAACGTACGTTTCACCGGAGTGACAGACTTTGAATACACACCTGAGTGTATCGTGTTCGACCTGCTGGACATCCCGCTGTACCACGGCTGGCTGGTCGACCCACAG AGTCCAGAGATGGTGGCCTCGGTGGGGAAACTGAGTTACAACCAGCTGGTGGAGAAAATCATCGACTACAAACACTCAGCTGACAGCAGCCGAGTCAGTGAAG GTCTGGTGGCGGAGCAGTTCCTGGAGTCGACGGCGACCCAGCTGTCGTATCATGGTCTGTGTGAACTCAACACGACGGCCAAAGAGGGAGAAATCTCTGTGTTCTTCAGAAACAACCACTTCAGTACCATGATCAAACACAAG GGTCACCTGTACCTGTTGGTGACCGATCAGGGCTTCCTTCAGGAGGAGGGTCTGGTCTGGGAGTCTCTTCATAACGTCGAGGGAGACGGAAACTTCTGCGACTCCGACTTCAGACTGTGTCATCCTCCTCAGAGAGCTCCGCCCACCACCAACCTGCCGCCCAGCGCCCAGGAGCAGCAGAGACAGATAGACCAGGTGAGACAG GACTACCTGGTGGCGGTgtccctgcagcagcagcagggcggGGCCCCGGGGCCCCTCAGTGACCTGGAGTTGGCCCGACAGCTCCAACAGGAGGAAtaccagcaacagcagcaactccagcaacagcagcaacaacagcagcaacagcagcaaccaGGATCAGTGCCGGCAGCGCAGCAG gtcagaggtcaggggtcacaGCAGGGCGGAGCcaggagaagagagaaggaCTCAGACTGTGTTGTCCTATag
- the mindy1 gene encoding ubiquitin carboxyl-terminal hydrolase MINDY-1 isoform X4 translates to MAESSSAAPAAEDLLIEPSVPVESISKELIVTTVTEGSPDVGAEVPSSNGASDSPLPAKVQKDEEATPTPPDSSSLSSENGTITAVTTEEESLSVLLRHIKTEGGRREPGLDLDLEESSSVATAGGSDDQRESSDSASFSIPSLELSDGVTAAGNSLDVEDGLSSSYSALGVEGCSPSVEVPSLKDEETLGAAGGAVAAAAPPAAAAASTSTAAAAAAAPEAGPSMPAYYLVKWITWKEKKTPIITQSENGPCPLLAIMNTLFLRWKAKLPAQTEVVTTEDLMAHLGECVLSVTPREKADGMELNFQQNMSDAMAVLPKLSTGLDVNVRFTGVTDFEYTPECIVFDLLDIPLYHGWLVDPQSPEMVASVGKLSYNQLVEKIIDYKHSADSSRVSEGLVAEQFLESTATQLSYHGLCELNTTAKEGEISVFFRNNHFSTMIKHKGHLYLLVTDQGFLQEEGLVWESLHNVEGDGNFCDSDFRLCHPPQRAPPTTNLPPSAQEQQRQIDQDYLVAVSLQQQQGGAPGPLSDLELARQLQQEEYQQQQQLQQQQQQQQQQQQPGSVPAAQQVRGQGSQQGGARRREKDSDCVVL, encoded by the exons ATGGCGGAGTCCAGCTCGGCAGCGCCTGCAGCAGAAGATCTGCTGATCGAACCGTCTGTCCCCGTAGAGAGCATCTCCAAAGAACTGATCGTAACCACGGTGACGGAGGGGTCACCCGACGTCGGAGCTGAGGTCCCGAGCAGCAACGGCGCCTCCGACAGTCCTCTTCCCGCCAAAGTCCAGAAGGATGAGGAGGCCACGCCCACCCCGCCAGATTCGTCCTCGCTGTCGTCTGAAAACGGGACGATAACCGCCgtcaccacagaagaagaatctCTGTCGGTTCTACTCAGACACATCAAGactgaaggaggaagaagagagccAG gtctggacctggacctggaggAGAGCTCCTCCGTGGCGACGGCGGGCGGCTCAGACGACCAGCGGGAATCCTCCGACTCAGCGTCCTTCTCAATCCCCAGCCTGGAGCTCTCAGACGGGGTCACGGCCGCAGGAAACTCCCTGGACGTGGAGGACGGCCTGTCCTCGTCCTACTCCGCTCTGGGTGTGGAGGGCTGCTCGCCGTCCGTCGAGGTCCCGAGTCTGAAGGACGAGGAGACGCTGGGAGCTGCTG GGGGCGCTGTGGCTgcagctgctcctcctgctgctgctgccgcctccacctctacagctgctgctgctgctgctgctccggaGGCCGGGCCGTCCATGCCGGCGTACTACCTGGTCAAGTGGATCACCTGGAAGGAGAAGAAGACTCCCATCATCACTCAGAGTGAGAACGGaccctgccccctgctggccatcaTGAACACGCTGTTCCTCCGCTGGAAG gCTAAACTTCCTGCTCAGACTGAAGTCGTCACCACGGAGGACCTGATGGCTCACCTGG gagagtgtgtgttgtcTGTTACACCCAGAGAGAAGGCCGATGGGATGGAGCTCAACTTCcaacag AACATGAGTGATGCCATGGCGGTGCTTCCCAAGCTGTCCACAGGTCTGGACGTTAACGTACGTTTCACCGGAGTGACAGACTTTGAATACACACCTGAGTGTATCGTGTTCGACCTGCTGGACATCCCGCTGTACCACGGCTGGCTGGTCGACCCACAG AGTCCAGAGATGGTGGCCTCGGTGGGGAAACTGAGTTACAACCAGCTGGTGGAGAAAATCATCGACTACAAACACTCAGCTGACAGCAGCCGAGTCAGTGAAG GTCTGGTGGCGGAGCAGTTCCTGGAGTCGACGGCGACCCAGCTGTCGTATCATGGTCTGTGTGAACTCAACACGACGGCCAAAGAGGGAGAAATCTCTGTGTTCTTCAGAAACAACCACTTCAGTACCATGATCAAACACAAG GGTCACCTGTACCTGTTGGTGACCGATCAGGGCTTCCTTCAGGAGGAGGGTCTGGTCTGGGAGTCTCTTCATAACGTCGAGGGAGACGGAAACTTCTGCGACTCCGACTTCAGACTGTGTCATCCTCCTCAGAGAGCTCCGCCCACCACCAACCTGCCGCCCAGCGCCCAGGAGCAGCAGAGACAGATAGACCAG GACTACCTGGTGGCGGTgtccctgcagcagcagcagggcggGGCCCCGGGGCCCCTCAGTGACCTGGAGTTGGCCCGACAGCTCCAACAGGAGGAAtaccagcaacagcagcaactccagcaacagcagcaacaacagcagcaacagcagcaaccaGGATCAGTGCCGGCAGCGCAGCAG gtcagaggtcaggggtcacaGCAGGGCGGAGCcaggagaagagagaaggaCTCAGACTGTGTTGTCCTATag
- the mindy1 gene encoding ubiquitin carboxyl-terminal hydrolase MINDY-1 isoform X3 — translation MAESSSAAPAAEDLLIEPSVPVESISKELIVTTVTEGSPDVGAEVPSSNGASDSPLPAKVQKDEEATPTPPDSSSLSSENGTITAVTTEEESLSVLLRHIKTEGGRREPGKSLDLDLEESSSVATAGGSDDQRESSDSASFSIPSLELSDGVTAAGNSLDVEDGLSSSYSALGVEGCSPSVEVPSLKDEETLGAAGGAVAAAAPPAAAAASTSTAAAAAAAPEAGPSMPAYYLVKWITWKEKKTPIITQSENGPCPLLAIMNTLFLRWKAKLPAQTEVVTTEDLMAHLGECVLSVTPREKADGMELNFQQNMSDAMAVLPKLSTGLDVNVRFTGVTDFEYTPECIVFDLLDIPLYHGWLVDPQSPEMVASVGKLSYNQLVEKIIDYKHSADSSRVSEGLVAEQFLESTATQLSYHGLCELNTTAKEGEISVFFRNNHFSTMIKHKGHLYLLVTDQGFLQEEGLVWESLHNVEGDGNFCDSDFRLCHPPQRAPPTTNLPPSAQEQQRQIDQDYLVAVSLQQQQGGAPGPLSDLELARQLQQEEYQQQQQLQQQQQQQQQQQQPGSVPAAQQVRGQGSQQGGARRREKDSDCVVL, via the exons ATGGCGGAGTCCAGCTCGGCAGCGCCTGCAGCAGAAGATCTGCTGATCGAACCGTCTGTCCCCGTAGAGAGCATCTCCAAAGAACTGATCGTAACCACGGTGACGGAGGGGTCACCCGACGTCGGAGCTGAGGTCCCGAGCAGCAACGGCGCCTCCGACAGTCCTCTTCCCGCCAAAGTCCAGAAGGATGAGGAGGCCACGCCCACCCCGCCAGATTCGTCCTCGCTGTCGTCTGAAAACGGGACGATAACCGCCgtcaccacagaagaagaatctCTGTCGGTTCTACTCAGACACATCAAGactgaaggaggaagaagagagccAGGTAAGA gtctggacctggacctggaggAGAGCTCCTCCGTGGCGACGGCGGGCGGCTCAGACGACCAGCGGGAATCCTCCGACTCAGCGTCCTTCTCAATCCCCAGCCTGGAGCTCTCAGACGGGGTCACGGCCGCAGGAAACTCCCTGGACGTGGAGGACGGCCTGTCCTCGTCCTACTCCGCTCTGGGTGTGGAGGGCTGCTCGCCGTCCGTCGAGGTCCCGAGTCTGAAGGACGAGGAGACGCTGGGAGCTGCTG GGGGCGCTGTGGCTgcagctgctcctcctgctgctgctgccgcctccacctctacagctgctgctgctgctgctgctccggaGGCCGGGCCGTCCATGCCGGCGTACTACCTGGTCAAGTGGATCACCTGGAAGGAGAAGAAGACTCCCATCATCACTCAGAGTGAGAACGGaccctgccccctgctggccatcaTGAACACGCTGTTCCTCCGCTGGAAG gCTAAACTTCCTGCTCAGACTGAAGTCGTCACCACGGAGGACCTGATGGCTCACCTGG gagagtgtgtgttgtcTGTTACACCCAGAGAGAAGGCCGATGGGATGGAGCTCAACTTCcaacag AACATGAGTGATGCCATGGCGGTGCTTCCCAAGCTGTCCACAGGTCTGGACGTTAACGTACGTTTCACCGGAGTGACAGACTTTGAATACACACCTGAGTGTATCGTGTTCGACCTGCTGGACATCCCGCTGTACCACGGCTGGCTGGTCGACCCACAG AGTCCAGAGATGGTGGCCTCGGTGGGGAAACTGAGTTACAACCAGCTGGTGGAGAAAATCATCGACTACAAACACTCAGCTGACAGCAGCCGAGTCAGTGAAG GTCTGGTGGCGGAGCAGTTCCTGGAGTCGACGGCGACCCAGCTGTCGTATCATGGTCTGTGTGAACTCAACACGACGGCCAAAGAGGGAGAAATCTCTGTGTTCTTCAGAAACAACCACTTCAGTACCATGATCAAACACAAG GGTCACCTGTACCTGTTGGTGACCGATCAGGGCTTCCTTCAGGAGGAGGGTCTGGTCTGGGAGTCTCTTCATAACGTCGAGGGAGACGGAAACTTCTGCGACTCCGACTTCAGACTGTGTCATCCTCCTCAGAGAGCTCCGCCCACCACCAACCTGCCGCCCAGCGCCCAGGAGCAGCAGAGACAGATAGACCAG GACTACCTGGTGGCGGTgtccctgcagcagcagcagggcggGGCCCCGGGGCCCCTCAGTGACCTGGAGTTGGCCCGACAGCTCCAACAGGAGGAAtaccagcaacagcagcaactccagcaacagcagcaacaacagcagcaacagcagcaaccaGGATCAGTGCCGGCAGCGCAGCAG gtcagaggtcaggggtcacaGCAGGGCGGAGCcaggagaagagagaaggaCTCAGACTGTGTTGTCCTATag